A genomic region of Melanotaenia boesemani isolate fMelBoe1 chromosome 13, fMelBoe1.pri, whole genome shotgun sequence contains the following coding sequences:
- the LOC121651562 gene encoding 5-aminolevulinate synthase, nonspecific, mitochondrial-like isoform X3, producing MDLASRPLARALSTSAFKSKGTKTNNAQKHEVKFPPGHTTPPAGQVIGSKCPFLTAEMVQKNNNVIREARLELKEDVQEMHSYWTEKTGVDGSVEGLVEVNKVNAGASKNLPKPTSSKASHLVKDNLPIVATFQYDTYFEKKIDSKKTDHTYRVFKTVNRRAASFPMADDYSESLQAKKKVSVWCSNDYLGMSRHPKVTKVIIDTVRKHGVGAGGTRNISGTSKFHVELEYELADLHDKDAALLFTSCFVANDSTLFTLAKMLPGCEIYSDAGNHASMIQGIRNSGVKKFIFRHNDVSHLQELLEKSDPSTPKIVAFETVHSMDGAVCPLEEMCDIAHKFGAITFVDEVHAVGLYGPRGGGIGDRDKVMNKMDIISGTLSKAFGCVGGYITSTNALVDTVRSYAAGFIFTTSLPPMLLAGAKESIKILKSEEGQMLRRKHQRSVKLLRQLLIDAELPVVHCPSHIIPIRVADAMKNTDICDIMMSRYNIYVQAINYPTVAKGEELLRVAPSPHHTPQMMYYFVDRLVKTWKEVGLKLRPHSSAECSFCQQPLHFELMSEREKSFFKGLSHPISAVA from the exons ATGGACCTGGCCTCCCGACCACTGGCCAGAGCCCTGTCCACATCAGCTTTTAAATCCAAGGGCACTAAAACAAACAATG CTCAAAAGCATGAAGTCAAGTTTCCCCCAGGTCACACCACACCACCTGCTGGCCAGGTTATAGGCTCCAAATGTCCTTTTCTGACTGCAGAGATggtgcagaaaaacaacaatgtgaTAAGAGAAGCCAGGTTGGAACTGAAAGAGGATGTCCAGGAGATGCACTCTTACTGGACTG agAAGACTGGTGTAGATGGATCAGTTGAGGGTCTTGTTGAAGTAAACAAAGTCAATGCAGGGGCTTCTAAAAATCTTCCCAAACCTACATCTTCCAAAGCATCTCACCTGGTAAAGGACAATCTACCTATAG TTGCCACGTTTCAGTATGACACatattttgaaaagaaaattgaCAGCAAGAAAACAGATCACACATACAGAGTTTTTAAGACGGTGAACCGCAGAGCTGCCTCGTTTCCCATGGCAGACGACTACTCAGAGTCTcttcaagcaaagaaaaaggtGTCAGTGTGGTGCAGCAACGACTACCTTGGTATGAGTCGTCACCCCAAAGTCACCAAGGTTATCAT tgatACTGTACGAAAGCATGGGGTTGGTGCAGGGGGAACACGAAACATCTCAGGAACAAGTAAATTCCATGTGGAACTTGAATATGAGCTAGCTGACCTGCATGACAAGGATGCAGCATTGCTCTTCACTTCCTGCTTTGTTGCTAATGACTCCACATTATTTACTCTGGCAAAAATGCTCCCAG GCTGTGAAATCTACTCTGATGCTGGTAACCACGCCTCAATGATTCAGGGTATAAGAAACAGTGGGGtcaaaaagtttattttccGTCACAATGATGTCAGCCACCTACAAGAGCTGCTTGAGAAGTCAGATCCATCCACTCCAAAGATTGTTGCTTTTGAGACAGTACATTCAATGGATG GCGCTGTGTGTCCTCTTGAAGAGATGTGTGATATTGCCCACAAGTTTGGTGCAATTACCTTTGTAGATGAAGTGCATGCTGTGGGTCTTTATGGGCCCAGAGGAGGAGGGATTGGAGACAGAGATAAAGTCATGAACAAAATGGATATCATCTCTGGTACCCTAA GCAAGGCATTTGGCTGTGTGGGTGGCTACATCACCAGTACAAACGCTTTGGTGGACACAGTGCGCTCATATGCTGCAGGCTTCATCTTCACCACATCCTTGCCCCCCATGCTTCTGGCTGGGGCAAAGGAATCCATTAAGATCCTGAAGAGTGAAGAGGGCCAGATGctcaggaggaaacatcagaGGAGTGTCAAGCTGCTCCGGCAGTTGCTGATAGATGCTGAACTTCCAGTGGTTCACTGCCCGAGCCACATCATCCCCATTCGA GTGGCAGATGCGATGAAGAACACTGACATTTGTGATATCATGATGTCTCGTTATAACATATACGTTCAGGCTATCAACTACCCTACCGTAGCTAAAGGAGAAGAACTACTGCGCGTTGCCCCATCACCTCATCACACTCCCCAGATGATGTACTACTTTGTTG ATCGACTGGTGAAGACGTGGAAGGAGGTGGGATTGAAGCTGAGGCCGCACTCCTCAGCAGAGTGCAGCTTCTGCCAGCAACCTCTTCACTTTGAGCTCatgagtgagagagagaagtCTTTCTTCAAAGGTCTCAGTCACCCGATATCAGCAGTAGCCTGA
- the spo11 gene encoding meiotic recombination protein SPO11: protein MFTREYPADSGGGVGYMMGSYAAPLFSEIDKLRVQLLSNAEVMPVSQRAEEDVSRGEILNCIENVILATVTSLSVNEAPVLVLPNRSSWANISFDSAIGLQMSSEHSVTTVRSDCPSSVTRFAQILKILSVIYRLVQSNSYATKRDIYYNNTQLFGSQKTVDSIVDDISCMLKVPRRSLHVLATSKGLISGDLSYLEEDGTRIDCHSSSAAVSVSSNISGIRNVVSSAKFVLIVEKDATFQRLLDDGFCSKLSPCIIITGKGVPDVNSRLMVRKLWDELHIPIFALVDADPHGIEIMCIYKYGSVAMSFEAHSLTVPSVMWLGLLPSDLQRLRVPKDSFIPLTKRDESKLESLRKRPYLTSQPGWQKEMELMQQSKVKAEIQSLTAIAPDFLTTIYLPSKLRCGGWV, encoded by the exons ATGTTTACGCGGGAATATCCTGCAGATAGTGGTGGTGGTGTAGGCTACATGATGGGGTCATACGCAGCACCACTCTTTTCTGAAATTGACAAGCTTCGAGTCCAACTGTTAAGCAATGCAGAGGTCATGCCAGTCAGCCAGCGAGCTGAAGAAGACGTCAGTCG tgGTGAAATTTTGAACTGCATTGAAAATGTAATCCTTGCAACAGTTACCAGTCTGTCCGTAAATGAAGCCCCTGTCCTGGTACTTCCCAACCGATCCAGTTGGGCAAATATAAG TTTTGACAGTGCCATCGGGCTTCAGATGAGCTCAGAACATTCTGTCACCACCGTTCGGAGCGACTGTCCTTCATCTGTTACTAGATTTG CACAAATTCTCAAGATTCTCTCGGTCATctacagacttgtgcagagcaaCTCTTATGCAACGAAAAG AGATATCTATTACAACAACACACAGCTGTTTGGTTCACAGAAAACTGTGGACAGTATAGTAGATGACATCTCCTGCATGCTGAAGGTTCCTCGCAGATCACTACATGTG TTGGCCACATCCAAAGGCTTAATCTCAGGTGATCTGAGTTATTTGGAGGAGGACGGCACAAGGATTGACTGCCACTCCAGCTCTGCT gctGTTTCAGTTTCATCAAACATTAGTGGGATTAGGA ATGTTGTATCATCAGCTAAATTTGTTTTGATAGTTGAGAAGGATGCAACATTTCAGAGACTGCTGGATGACGGCTTCTGCTCGAAGCTTTCTCCTTGCATCATaatcaca GGTAAAGGCGTGCCAGATGTGAACAGCAGGTTGATGGTGAGAAAACTTTGGGATGAGCTGCACATCCCCATCTTTGCACTTGTGGATGCTGACCCTCATG GCATTGAGATTATGTGTATCTACAAGTATGGATCTGTG GCAATGTCATTTGAGGCCCACAGTCTGACTGTCCCCAGCGTTATGTGGCTAGGCCTCCTCCCCTCTGACCTGCAGAG GTTGAGGGTTCCCAAAGATTCCTTTATTCCTCTCACCAAGAGAGATGAAAGCAAACTTGAGAGCCTGAGAAAGCGGCCTTATTTAACCAGCCAGCCGGGGTGGCAGAAAGAG ATGGAACTGATGCAGCAGAGTAAGGTCAAGGCTGAAATACAGTCTCTCACAGCCATAGCTCCTGACTTCCTCACCACCATCTACCTACCCAGTAAGCTGCGCTGTGGAGGCTGGGTGTGA
- the LOC121651562 gene encoding 5-aminolevulinate synthase, nonspecific, mitochondrial-like isoform X1, with amino-acid sequence MDAVIRRCPFLTVVPSVFLHQAGRSSLVSYAQQCPVRMDLASRPLARALSTSAFKSKGTKTNNAQKHEVKFPPGHTTPPAGQVIGSKCPFLTAEMVQKNNNVIREARLELKEDVQEMHSYWTEKTGVDGSVEGLVEVNKVNAGASKNLPKPTSSKASHLVKDNLPIVATFQYDTYFEKKIDSKKTDHTYRVFKTVNRRAASFPMADDYSESLQAKKKVSVWCSNDYLGMSRHPKVTKVIIDTVRKHGVGAGGTRNISGTSKFHVELEYELADLHDKDAALLFTSCFVANDSTLFTLAKMLPGCEIYSDAGNHASMIQGIRNSGVKKFIFRHNDVSHLQELLEKSDPSTPKIVAFETVHSMDGAVCPLEEMCDIAHKFGAITFVDEVHAVGLYGPRGGGIGDRDKVMNKMDIISGTLSKAFGCVGGYITSTNALVDTVRSYAAGFIFTTSLPPMLLAGAKESIKILKSEEGQMLRRKHQRSVKLLRQLLIDAELPVVHCPSHIIPIRVADAMKNTDICDIMMSRYNIYVQAINYPTVAKGEELLRVAPSPHHTPQMMYYFVDRLVKTWKEVGLKLRPHSSAECSFCQQPLHFELMSEREKSFFKGLSHPISAVA; translated from the exons ATGGATGCAGTGATACGCAGATGCCCTTTCTTGACTGTTGTGCCCAGTGTTTTTCTCCACCAGGCTGGGAGGTCATCTCTGGTTAGCTATGCCCAGCAGTGCCCTGTGAGGATGGACCTGGCCTCCCGACCACTGGCCAGAGCCCTGTCCACATCAGCTTTTAAATCCAAGGGCACTAAAACAAACAATG CTCAAAAGCATGAAGTCAAGTTTCCCCCAGGTCACACCACACCACCTGCTGGCCAGGTTATAGGCTCCAAATGTCCTTTTCTGACTGCAGAGATggtgcagaaaaacaacaatgtgaTAAGAGAAGCCAGGTTGGAACTGAAAGAGGATGTCCAGGAGATGCACTCTTACTGGACTG agAAGACTGGTGTAGATGGATCAGTTGAGGGTCTTGTTGAAGTAAACAAAGTCAATGCAGGGGCTTCTAAAAATCTTCCCAAACCTACATCTTCCAAAGCATCTCACCTGGTAAAGGACAATCTACCTATAG TTGCCACGTTTCAGTATGACACatattttgaaaagaaaattgaCAGCAAGAAAACAGATCACACATACAGAGTTTTTAAGACGGTGAACCGCAGAGCTGCCTCGTTTCCCATGGCAGACGACTACTCAGAGTCTcttcaagcaaagaaaaaggtGTCAGTGTGGTGCAGCAACGACTACCTTGGTATGAGTCGTCACCCCAAAGTCACCAAGGTTATCAT tgatACTGTACGAAAGCATGGGGTTGGTGCAGGGGGAACACGAAACATCTCAGGAACAAGTAAATTCCATGTGGAACTTGAATATGAGCTAGCTGACCTGCATGACAAGGATGCAGCATTGCTCTTCACTTCCTGCTTTGTTGCTAATGACTCCACATTATTTACTCTGGCAAAAATGCTCCCAG GCTGTGAAATCTACTCTGATGCTGGTAACCACGCCTCAATGATTCAGGGTATAAGAAACAGTGGGGtcaaaaagtttattttccGTCACAATGATGTCAGCCACCTACAAGAGCTGCTTGAGAAGTCAGATCCATCCACTCCAAAGATTGTTGCTTTTGAGACAGTACATTCAATGGATG GCGCTGTGTGTCCTCTTGAAGAGATGTGTGATATTGCCCACAAGTTTGGTGCAATTACCTTTGTAGATGAAGTGCATGCTGTGGGTCTTTATGGGCCCAGAGGAGGAGGGATTGGAGACAGAGATAAAGTCATGAACAAAATGGATATCATCTCTGGTACCCTAA GCAAGGCATTTGGCTGTGTGGGTGGCTACATCACCAGTACAAACGCTTTGGTGGACACAGTGCGCTCATATGCTGCAGGCTTCATCTTCACCACATCCTTGCCCCCCATGCTTCTGGCTGGGGCAAAGGAATCCATTAAGATCCTGAAGAGTGAAGAGGGCCAGATGctcaggaggaaacatcagaGGAGTGTCAAGCTGCTCCGGCAGTTGCTGATAGATGCTGAACTTCCAGTGGTTCACTGCCCGAGCCACATCATCCCCATTCGA GTGGCAGATGCGATGAAGAACACTGACATTTGTGATATCATGATGTCTCGTTATAACATATACGTTCAGGCTATCAACTACCCTACCGTAGCTAAAGGAGAAGAACTACTGCGCGTTGCCCCATCACCTCATCACACTCCCCAGATGATGTACTACTTTGTTG ATCGACTGGTGAAGACGTGGAAGGAGGTGGGATTGAAGCTGAGGCCGCACTCCTCAGCAGAGTGCAGCTTCTGCCAGCAACCTCTTCACTTTGAGCTCatgagtgagagagagaagtCTTTCTTCAAAGGTCTCAGTCACCCGATATCAGCAGTAGCCTGA
- the LOC121651544 gene encoding dual specificity protein phosphatase 7-like yields MSNATPSKSVEWLQLELESGGTSLLLLDCRSHELYESSHIETAINLAMTGLMLRRFRKGNIPIQTIIPKHEDKEKFVRRCKTDTVVLYDEGSVNWPDSGAPATVLFLLLQKLWEDGCKAYYLEGGFIKFHTEYPEHCETLLDSSCPSSSPPMSGLGFGNLRISSDCSDGESDREPGSATEFEESPVPSNRPDFPVQILPYLYLGCAKDSTNLDVLGRYNISYILNVTPNLPNMFEHDGHFRYKQIPISDHWSQNLSQFFPEAISFIDEARSKRCGILVHCLAGISRSVTVTVAYLMQRLNLSLNDAYDFVKRKKSNISPNFNFMGQLLDFERTLGQHTPCDNRSTSEEQLFFTTPTNHNVFQLEST; encoded by the exons ATGTCTAATGCGACGCCGAGCAAAAGCGTGGAATGGCTGCAACTCGAGTTAGAGTCCGGGGGCACTTCGCTGCTCCTGCTGGACTGCCGTTCACATGAGCTTTATGAATCATCCCACATAGAGACCGCCATAAATCTGGCCATGACGGGACTCATGCTCCGGAGGTTCAGAAAGGGCAACATACCCATCCAAACTATCATCCCCAAACACGAGGATAAGGAGAAGTTTGTGAGACGGTGTAAGACGGACACGGTGGTCCTGTATGATGAAGGCTCCGTGAACTGGCCGGACAGCGGAGCTCCGGCGACGGTTTTGTTTCTACTTCTTCAGAAACTATGGGAAGACGGCTGTAAAGCCTACTATCTGGAag GTGGTTTTATAAAGTTCCACACAGAGTACCCAGAGCACTGCGAGACCCTCCTGGACAGCTCCTGTCCCAGTTCATCTCCTCCAATGTCTGGTCTGGGCTTTGGAAATCTCCGGATCAGCTCGGACTGCTCCGACGGGGAGTCAGATCGAGAACCTGGCAGTGCCACAGAGTTTGAGGAGAGCCCCGTTCCCAGCAATCGACCTGACTTCCCCGTTCAGATCCTACCTTACCTTTACCTGGGCTGCGCCAAAGACTCCACCAATCTAGATGTGCTGGGGAGGTACAACATCTCCTACATCCTGAACGTCACACCCAATCTTCCCAACATGTTTGAGCATGACGGCCACTTCAGGTATAAACAGATCCCAATTTCGGACCACTGGAGTCAGAACCTGTCCCAATTCTTTCCAGAGGCAATATCATTTATTG ATGAGGCTCGATCAAAGCGATGCGGCATCCTGGTCCACTGCCTGGCTGGCATCAGCCGCTCAGTCACAGTCACGGTTGCCTACCTGATGCAGAGACTCAACCTCTCTCTAAATGATGCTTATGACTTTGTCAAAAGGAAGAAATCCAACATTTCACCAAACTTCAACTTTATGGGCCAGCTCTTGGACTTTGAGAGGACCCTGGGGCAGCACACTCCCTGCGATAACCGATCCACCAGCGAGGAGCAGCTCTTCTTCACCACACCGACTAATCATAATGTCTTTCAGCTGGAGTCCACATGA
- the LOC121651562 gene encoding 5-aminolevulinate synthase, nonspecific, mitochondrial-like isoform X2, which translates to MDAVIRRCPFLTVVPSVFLHQAGRSSLVSYAQQCPVRMDLASRPLARALSTSAFKSKGTKTNNEMVQKNNNVIREARLELKEDVQEMHSYWTEKTGVDGSVEGLVEVNKVNAGASKNLPKPTSSKASHLVKDNLPIVATFQYDTYFEKKIDSKKTDHTYRVFKTVNRRAASFPMADDYSESLQAKKKVSVWCSNDYLGMSRHPKVTKVIIDTVRKHGVGAGGTRNISGTSKFHVELEYELADLHDKDAALLFTSCFVANDSTLFTLAKMLPGCEIYSDAGNHASMIQGIRNSGVKKFIFRHNDVSHLQELLEKSDPSTPKIVAFETVHSMDGAVCPLEEMCDIAHKFGAITFVDEVHAVGLYGPRGGGIGDRDKVMNKMDIISGTLSKAFGCVGGYITSTNALVDTVRSYAAGFIFTTSLPPMLLAGAKESIKILKSEEGQMLRRKHQRSVKLLRQLLIDAELPVVHCPSHIIPIRVADAMKNTDICDIMMSRYNIYVQAINYPTVAKGEELLRVAPSPHHTPQMMYYFVDRLVKTWKEVGLKLRPHSSAECSFCQQPLHFELMSEREKSFFKGLSHPISAVA; encoded by the exons ATGGATGCAGTGATACGCAGATGCCCTTTCTTGACTGTTGTGCCCAGTGTTTTTCTCCACCAGGCTGGGAGGTCATCTCTGGTTAGCTATGCCCAGCAGTGCCCTGTGAGGATGGACCTGGCCTCCCGACCACTGGCCAGAGCCCTGTCCACATCAGCTTTTAAATCCAAGGGCACTAAAACAAACAATG AGATggtgcagaaaaacaacaatgtgaTAAGAGAAGCCAGGTTGGAACTGAAAGAGGATGTCCAGGAGATGCACTCTTACTGGACTG agAAGACTGGTGTAGATGGATCAGTTGAGGGTCTTGTTGAAGTAAACAAAGTCAATGCAGGGGCTTCTAAAAATCTTCCCAAACCTACATCTTCCAAAGCATCTCACCTGGTAAAGGACAATCTACCTATAG TTGCCACGTTTCAGTATGACACatattttgaaaagaaaattgaCAGCAAGAAAACAGATCACACATACAGAGTTTTTAAGACGGTGAACCGCAGAGCTGCCTCGTTTCCCATGGCAGACGACTACTCAGAGTCTcttcaagcaaagaaaaaggtGTCAGTGTGGTGCAGCAACGACTACCTTGGTATGAGTCGTCACCCCAAAGTCACCAAGGTTATCAT tgatACTGTACGAAAGCATGGGGTTGGTGCAGGGGGAACACGAAACATCTCAGGAACAAGTAAATTCCATGTGGAACTTGAATATGAGCTAGCTGACCTGCATGACAAGGATGCAGCATTGCTCTTCACTTCCTGCTTTGTTGCTAATGACTCCACATTATTTACTCTGGCAAAAATGCTCCCAG GCTGTGAAATCTACTCTGATGCTGGTAACCACGCCTCAATGATTCAGGGTATAAGAAACAGTGGGGtcaaaaagtttattttccGTCACAATGATGTCAGCCACCTACAAGAGCTGCTTGAGAAGTCAGATCCATCCACTCCAAAGATTGTTGCTTTTGAGACAGTACATTCAATGGATG GCGCTGTGTGTCCTCTTGAAGAGATGTGTGATATTGCCCACAAGTTTGGTGCAATTACCTTTGTAGATGAAGTGCATGCTGTGGGTCTTTATGGGCCCAGAGGAGGAGGGATTGGAGACAGAGATAAAGTCATGAACAAAATGGATATCATCTCTGGTACCCTAA GCAAGGCATTTGGCTGTGTGGGTGGCTACATCACCAGTACAAACGCTTTGGTGGACACAGTGCGCTCATATGCTGCAGGCTTCATCTTCACCACATCCTTGCCCCCCATGCTTCTGGCTGGGGCAAAGGAATCCATTAAGATCCTGAAGAGTGAAGAGGGCCAGATGctcaggaggaaacatcagaGGAGTGTCAAGCTGCTCCGGCAGTTGCTGATAGATGCTGAACTTCCAGTGGTTCACTGCCCGAGCCACATCATCCCCATTCGA GTGGCAGATGCGATGAAGAACACTGACATTTGTGATATCATGATGTCTCGTTATAACATATACGTTCAGGCTATCAACTACCCTACCGTAGCTAAAGGAGAAGAACTACTGCGCGTTGCCCCATCACCTCATCACACTCCCCAGATGATGTACTACTTTGTTG ATCGACTGGTGAAGACGTGGAAGGAGGTGGGATTGAAGCTGAGGCCGCACTCCTCAGCAGAGTGCAGCTTCTGCCAGCAACCTCTTCACTTTGAGCTCatgagtgagagagagaagtCTTTCTTCAAAGGTCTCAGTCACCCGATATCAGCAGTAGCCTGA